The following proteins come from a genomic window of Ictalurus furcatus strain D&B chromosome 12, Billie_1.0, whole genome shotgun sequence:
- the zgc:112416 gene encoding uncharacterized protein C21orf58: MVTAGLGRGTRRLENERAGHDERAESALSARSYDGQNEALHSALRRKKDLLRRLREQHMLNDLARPQTWAGTCRQHHYESPASPAPPVYIYQSPPPAPPPAPPQAPQPPRIIQHTVPHPPATIIQQLPQQQPLIAQIPPVQPAPYRSGSIKEDMVELMLMQNAQMHQIIMHNMMLKALPPTAAGMSKSPPAGQENYMKARGGAVHHHHHYGPPPLPPIGYSSWPSMMSPERGGAYHPSIHHITGPVTLPPLNTVTVDGLKTRFPLGF, encoded by the exons AGACTGGAGAATGAGAGAGCGGGTCATGATGAAAGGGCAGAGTCTGCACTTTCCGCAA gaaGTTATGATGGACAAAATGAAGCATTACACAGTGCTCTGAGACGCAAGAAAGACTTACTCCGGAGACTAAGG GAACAGCACATGCTCAACGACTTAGCAAGGCCACAGACGTGGGCTGGAACTTGCAGACAGCATCATTATGAATCTCCTGCCTCGCCTGCACCCCCGGTTTATATCTATCAAtctcctcctccagctcctcctccagctcctcctcaAGCCCCGCAGCCTCCTCGAATCATCCAACACACT gTTCCACATCCGCCAGCCACCATCATTCAGCAGCTACCACAGCAGCAGCCACTTATAGCACAGATTCCACCAGTCCAACCTGCTCCCTACAGATCCGGCAGCATTAAAGAGG ACATGGTGGAGCTAATGCTCATGCAGAACGCCCAGATGCATCAGATCATCATGCACAACATGATGCTGAAGGCGCTTCCTCCGACAGCCGCCGGCATGAGCAAAAGTCCTCCTGCAGGCCAG GAGAACTACATGAAAGCCAGAGGAGGCGctgtccatcatcatcatcactacgGGCCTCCGCCGCTCCCTCCTATTGGCTACTCATCTTGGCCGTCTATGATGTCACCAGAAAGGGGAGGAGCTTATCACCCATCCATTCACCACATAACCGGCCCTGTAACTCTGCCTCCACTTAACAC TGTCACTGTTGATGGCCTGAAGACGAGATTTCCTCTTGGATTCTAA
- the senp2 gene encoding sentrin-specific protease 2 isoform X2: MYEWIVDGLSSLFVPFSVFSGGNSPSWPTDGNPPPPPPPPRDAVTSETQQQENYRPAKRNYQSVHSPDGVSEHLEIKRPRRDVIIRVVKKTFAGIAGLLRLRQRKPCRYEKERDCRGTQIGHVALVGIDEIHSNGLNKWTIGGDVKMEKQREMGLSGKEKSVPNFCVGAQPPMRKPESGSLLFMGNQDRQRERPHRRSLHLLPSRPVLPETGPAGRAHKPCLAVEEALKESDREHYRKLVEMVSEKYSKNKPLPFGRVKPAITTFPHGRTTPEISKPTPIKVNPHAPVWRNSTLINHIKDSVPVSDVGRKKPDQPSNKNRPLDVDLSVEVETRLNLKDRETAAVCQSALQSRSEPLFDPGKHLEEEFPRLTKEMQQEVSAALAQRDPDLILSSAFKLRITQRDLVTLQEGSWLNDEVINFYLNLVMARTEQEAGGRKVYCFSTFFFPKLHGGGHAAVRRWTKAVDLFLYDIILIPLHLGVHWSLAVVDFRAKSVRSYDSMGQRHDDICNLILMYMKEEYEVKKGKDLEILKWTVTSLRATEVPQQKNGSDCGVFVCKYADYIARGRPFTFRQCHMPYFRKVMIWEILNQKLLQQ; this comes from the exons atgtatgaatggatAGTTGATGGACTGTCGTCGCTGTTTGTTCCGTTTTCCGTGTTTTCTGGAGGGAATTCTCCGAGCTGGCCTACGGACGGTAACCCGCCgccgccaccaccaccaccacgagACGCAGTCACTTCAGAAACGCAACAACAGGAAAATTACCGTCCTGCCAAACGAAACTATCAGAG TGTCCACTCTCCTGATGGTGTATCAGAGCACCTGGAAATCAAAAGACCGAGACGAG ATGTGATCATCCGAGTTGTCAAGAAGACTTTCGCCGGGATCGCAGGGCTGCTCCGTTTGCGACAACGCAAGCCTTGCCGttatgaaaaagagagagattgtagAGGAACGCAG ATCGGACATGTTGCTCTAGTGGGAATTGACGAAATTCACAGCAACGGCCTAAATAAGTGGACGATTGGTGGGGATGTTAAAATGG agaaacagagagaaatggGGCTGAGTGGTAAAGAGAAGAGCGTGCCAAACTTCTGCGTAGGTGCCCAGCCACCGATGAGGAAACCTGA aAGCGGATCGTTGTTATTTATGGGAAATCAGGACAGGCAGAGAGAGCGTCCACACAGAAGGTCACTGCACCTGCTACCGTCACGCCCTGTCCTCCCTGAGACTGGTCCAGCCGGCCGCGCACACAAACCCTGCCTCGCCGTGGAGGAG GCCCTGAAGGAAAGTGACAGAGAGCATTACAGAAAGCTGGTGGAGATGGTGTCTGAGAAGTACTCAAAGAATAAGCCATTGCCATTTGGACGAGTGAAACCGGCAAT CACAACTTTTCCTCATGGCCGTACTACTCCTGAAATCAGCAAACCTACACCAATCAAAG TAAACCCTCATGCACCAGTGTGGAGGAATTCCACTTTAATAAACCATATAAAGGACAG TGTACCAGTCAGTGACGTTGGGAGGAAGAAACCAGACCAACCTTCGAATAAAAACAGG CCGTTAGACGTGGATCTGTCCGTCGAGGTAGAAACCCGGCTGAACCTGAAGGACAGAGAGACTGCTGCAGTGTGCCAGTCGGCGCTTCAGAGCCGCTCCGAACCTCTTTTTGATCCAGGGAAGCACCTGGAGGAGGAGTTTCCCAGACTGACCAAG GAGATGCAGCAGGAGGTGAGTGCTGCTCTTGCACAGAGAGATCCCGACCTAATCCTGAGCAGCGCTTTCAAACTGCGCATCACACAGAGAGATCTGGTAACCCTGCAGGAGGGAAGCTGGCTCAACGACGAg GTGATCAATTTCTACCTTAACTTGGTGATGGCACGGACAGAGCAGGAAGCGGGCGGGAGGAAGGTGTACTGCTTCAGCACCTTCTTCTTCCCTAAGCTGCACGGGGGCGGTCACGCTGCTGTGCGCCGCTGGACCAAGGCTGTCGATCTCTTCCTCTACGACATCATCCTCATCCCCCTGCACCTAGGGGTCCACTGGTCTCTTGCC GTTGTTGACTTCAGAGCGAAGTCTGTGAGGTCGTATGACTCCATGGGCCAGCGGCATGATGACATCTGTAACCTGATACT gaTGTACATGAAGGAGGAGTACGAGGTCAAAAAAGGCAAAGATCTGGAAAtcttaaagtggacagtgactAGCTTGCGAGCCACT GAAGTTCCTCAGCAAAAGAACGGAAGTGACTGCGGGGTGTTCGTGTGCAAGTATGCTGACTACATCGCACGTGGACGTCCCTTTACCTTTagacag TGTCACATGCCGTATTTCCGTAAAGTGATGATCTGGGAGATTCTGAATCAGAAGCTGCTACAGCAGTAG
- the senp2 gene encoding sentrin-specific protease 2 isoform X1 yields MYEWIVDGLSSLFVPFSVFSGGNSPSWPTDGNPPPPPPPPRDAVTSETQQQENYRPAKRNYQSVHSPDGVSEHLEIKRPRRDVIIRVVKKTFAGIAGLLRLRQRKPCRYEKERDCRGTQIGHVALVGIDEIHSNGLNKWTIGGDVKMEKQREMGLSGKEKSVPNFCVGAQPPMRKPESGSLLFMGNQDRQRERPHRRSLHLLPSRPVLPETGPAGRAHKPCLAVEEVGYTRQTKTALKESDREHYRKLVEMVSEKYSKNKPLPFGRVKPAITTFPHGRTTPEISKPTPIKVNPHAPVWRNSTLINHIKDSVPVSDVGRKKPDQPSNKNRPLDVDLSVEVETRLNLKDRETAAVCQSALQSRSEPLFDPGKHLEEEFPRLTKEMQQEVSAALAQRDPDLILSSAFKLRITQRDLVTLQEGSWLNDEVINFYLNLVMARTEQEAGGRKVYCFSTFFFPKLHGGGHAAVRRWTKAVDLFLYDIILIPLHLGVHWSLAVVDFRAKSVRSYDSMGQRHDDICNLILMYMKEEYEVKKGKDLEILKWTVTSLRATEVPQQKNGSDCGVFVCKYADYIARGRPFTFRQCHMPYFRKVMIWEILNQKLLQQ; encoded by the exons atgtatgaatggatAGTTGATGGACTGTCGTCGCTGTTTGTTCCGTTTTCCGTGTTTTCTGGAGGGAATTCTCCGAGCTGGCCTACGGACGGTAACCCGCCgccgccaccaccaccaccacgagACGCAGTCACTTCAGAAACGCAACAACAGGAAAATTACCGTCCTGCCAAACGAAACTATCAGAG TGTCCACTCTCCTGATGGTGTATCAGAGCACCTGGAAATCAAAAGACCGAGACGAG ATGTGATCATCCGAGTTGTCAAGAAGACTTTCGCCGGGATCGCAGGGCTGCTCCGTTTGCGACAACGCAAGCCTTGCCGttatgaaaaagagagagattgtagAGGAACGCAG ATCGGACATGTTGCTCTAGTGGGAATTGACGAAATTCACAGCAACGGCCTAAATAAGTGGACGATTGGTGGGGATGTTAAAATGG agaaacagagagaaatggGGCTGAGTGGTAAAGAGAAGAGCGTGCCAAACTTCTGCGTAGGTGCCCAGCCACCGATGAGGAAACCTGA aAGCGGATCGTTGTTATTTATGGGAAATCAGGACAGGCAGAGAGAGCGTCCACACAGAAGGTCACTGCACCTGCTACCGTCACGCCCTGTCCTCCCTGAGACTGGTCCAGCCGGCCGCGCACACAAACCCTGCCTCGCCGTGGAGGAGGTAGGGTACACGAGGCAGACAAAAACC GCCCTGAAGGAAAGTGACAGAGAGCATTACAGAAAGCTGGTGGAGATGGTGTCTGAGAAGTACTCAAAGAATAAGCCATTGCCATTTGGACGAGTGAAACCGGCAAT CACAACTTTTCCTCATGGCCGTACTACTCCTGAAATCAGCAAACCTACACCAATCAAAG TAAACCCTCATGCACCAGTGTGGAGGAATTCCACTTTAATAAACCATATAAAGGACAG TGTACCAGTCAGTGACGTTGGGAGGAAGAAACCAGACCAACCTTCGAATAAAAACAGG CCGTTAGACGTGGATCTGTCCGTCGAGGTAGAAACCCGGCTGAACCTGAAGGACAGAGAGACTGCTGCAGTGTGCCAGTCGGCGCTTCAGAGCCGCTCCGAACCTCTTTTTGATCCAGGGAAGCACCTGGAGGAGGAGTTTCCCAGACTGACCAAG GAGATGCAGCAGGAGGTGAGTGCTGCTCTTGCACAGAGAGATCCCGACCTAATCCTGAGCAGCGCTTTCAAACTGCGCATCACACAGAGAGATCTGGTAACCCTGCAGGAGGGAAGCTGGCTCAACGACGAg GTGATCAATTTCTACCTTAACTTGGTGATGGCACGGACAGAGCAGGAAGCGGGCGGGAGGAAGGTGTACTGCTTCAGCACCTTCTTCTTCCCTAAGCTGCACGGGGGCGGTCACGCTGCTGTGCGCCGCTGGACCAAGGCTGTCGATCTCTTCCTCTACGACATCATCCTCATCCCCCTGCACCTAGGGGTCCACTGGTCTCTTGCC GTTGTTGACTTCAGAGCGAAGTCTGTGAGGTCGTATGACTCCATGGGCCAGCGGCATGATGACATCTGTAACCTGATACT gaTGTACATGAAGGAGGAGTACGAGGTCAAAAAAGGCAAAGATCTGGAAAtcttaaagtggacagtgactAGCTTGCGAGCCACT GAAGTTCCTCAGCAAAAGAACGGAAGTGACTGCGGGGTGTTCGTGTGCAAGTATGCTGACTACATCGCACGTGGACGTCCCTTTACCTTTagacag TGTCACATGCCGTATTTCCGTAAAGTGATGATCTGGGAGATTCTGAATCAGAAGCTGCTACAGCAGTAG